The following are encoded in a window of Seleniivibrio woodruffii genomic DNA:
- a CDS encoding multiheme c-type cytochrome, with product MLKRILFIILIAFTCSALLTGCGKDGSDGADGADADTDAIIAELKAQLESGEITIAQYEEAIAELEAQLTAATKTVSNTESCSVCHDSAELHEVTVGLYEATGATLTVTSATTATVTFKAAKDGVNRTDAIGLRHGSLYFYDSANSGYNRYGIDSYVTTTGPDANGTYTSVIDISADTALTAKINLLTTNVRYWLSYGNSGATNTNNFEVVENYPASPNTSITDESCLTCHSDFIWQYGTNKATNAYHHGSTPKGAESCIVCHSRYDSGSGKNFMKYVHGIHSSGEAEAGYKTVNSKSFSVHYPQSLANCVTCHNSDDSLEAATDDSQFTYEVCMTCHDGWSSFDDLPSAIDHTAYGTATTCTTCHSNAAGIAPTFADLHTGVEKARTHNIVYYTPEITVDTANSKISVVWGAFTDNDESGTYTTGDTFLDVTQTADTTKPIFMQSYTDRVVDGIAKSDGVRILVGYYGFGTQDVVAYDGYTKTNLTTTSSSTSGYTTYNSTTGKATTTIALKTANITSYEVTKGIVGIIGIPFVDGENAYVTSVTKEFNIDGSAVTARTAVANNDKCDACHTSVAPSGANGIAIHLNEDSSGAHGHTAIGNVDTCRICHNSGSAAGHYAQQSRSIDSYLHAIHAEQPTTAAYDSFTIKYPNYIKDCTVCHDSGTYEAPSQTNAVGGVVSGSEQSDGTLLSADQTVNGPGAVACGSCHKTMAIVSGDSGTVTSINAHTASFGYRVSISNMTFLEVLQAVFDLL from the coding sequence ATGCTGAAGCGGATTTTATTCATTATCCTCATCGCTTTCACCTGTTCGGCTCTGCTGACAGGCTGCGGCAAGGACGGTTCCGACGGCGCAGACGGAGCGGATGCGGACACAGATGCGATCATTGCAGAGCTGAAGGCTCAGCTTGAGAGCGGGGAAATAACCATTGCACAATACGAAGAGGCCATAGCCGAGCTTGAAGCTCAGCTCACAGCCGCAACAAAGACAGTTTCAAACACCGAATCCTGTTCGGTATGCCACGATTCAGCGGAACTGCACGAAGTGACTGTAGGGCTTTATGAAGCCACAGGAGCAACCCTCACCGTAACCTCCGCCACAACGGCGACAGTGACGTTCAAGGCCGCAAAGGACGGCGTAAACCGTACCGATGCCATAGGCCTCAGACACGGTTCACTCTATTTCTATGACTCTGCCAACAGCGGATACAACAGATACGGCATCGACTCTTATGTTACAACAACAGGGCCGGACGCAAACGGAACCTACACATCGGTCATAGACATCTCAGCCGACACGGCACTTACAGCGAAGATAAACCTGCTGACCACAAACGTCAGATACTGGCTTTCTTACGGCAACAGCGGGGCGACAAACACCAACAACTTTGAGGTCGTTGAAAATTACCCAGCATCGCCCAATACATCAATAACCGATGAGAGCTGTCTGACCTGTCACTCGGATTTCATCTGGCAGTACGGCACAAACAAAGCAACAAACGCCTATCACCACGGTTCAACACCCAAAGGAGCTGAATCCTGTATCGTATGCCACTCCAGATATGACAGCGGAAGCGGCAAAAACTTTATGAAATACGTACACGGCATCCACAGTTCCGGGGAAGCTGAGGCCGGATACAAAACCGTCAACTCGAAAAGCTTCAGCGTACACTATCCCCAGTCGCTGGCCAACTGCGTGACCTGTCACAACTCTGACGACAGCCTTGAAGCCGCCACAGATGACTCGCAGTTCACCTATGAAGTCTGTATGACCTGTCACGACGGCTGGAGTTCTTTTGATGACCTGCCCTCGGCAATAGACCACACGGCATACGGCACGGCAACAACCTGTACCACTTGCCACAGCAACGCCGCAGGCATAGCACCCACCTTTGCAGACCTGCACACAGGTGTTGAAAAAGCGAGAACACACAACATTGTCTACTATACTCCCGAAATAACCGTGGATACTGCTAACAGCAAAATATCGGTTGTATGGGGCGCATTTACGGACAACGATGAGAGCGGAACCTATACCACAGGCGACACTTTCCTTGACGTTACACAGACAGCCGACACAACAAAACCCATCTTTATGCAGAGCTACACAGACAGGGTTGTTGACGGTATCGCAAAATCCGACGGCGTAAGGATACTTGTGGGCTACTACGGATTCGGAACTCAGGATGTTGTGGCATATGACGGGTACACCAAAACCAATCTCACAACCACCAGTTCCTCCACATCCGGCTACACGACCTATAACTCAACAACAGGAAAGGCCACCACGACAATAGCCCTGAAAACTGCCAATATCACCAGCTATGAGGTGACAAAAGGCATAGTGGGCATCATAGGAATCCCGTTTGTGGACGGCGAGAACGCATACGTCACCAGCGTTACAAAAGAGTTCAACATAGACGGCTCAGCGGTTACGGCACGCACGGCAGTTGCAAACAACGACAAGTGCGATGCATGTCACACATCCGTAGCCCCCTCCGGTGCAAACGGCATAGCCATTCACCTGAACGAGGATTCATCCGGTGCACACGGCCACACTGCCATCGGCAATGTCGATACTTGCAGAATATGCCACAACTCAGGTTCGGCGGCAGGACACTATGCACAGCAGTCCAGATCCATCGACTCCTATCTGCATGCCATCCACGCAGAACAGCCAACAACTGCGGCATACGACTCGTTCACCATCAAGTATCCCAACTATATCAAAGACTGTACGGTATGCCACGACAGCGGCACATATGAAGCTCCCAGCCAGACAAACGCTGTGGGCGGTGTTGTAAGCGGTTCCGAACAGTCCGACGGAACACTCCTTTCCGCAGATCAGACGGTGAACGGACCCGGAGCGGTCGCTTGCGGCTCTTGCCACAAAACAATGGCCATTGTGTCAGGCGATTCGGGCACTGTCACATCCATAAACGCACACACGGCATCGTTCGGATACAGGGTCTCCATATCCAACATGACGTTCCTCGAAGTTCTTCAGGCTGTTTTCGATTTACTGTAA
- a CDS encoding 4Fe-4S dicluster domain-containing protein: MGIVEGIVGRLSECMVIDSAACSRVRHKLSGCTKCTDICPANAIRITSAGGKVVVDWDRCTACGLCASVCPNRVFTLKLADLGKLMNKVRQQIAEDGECKVSCRDNNDAAAHIRSLSFADRHMLVRFAAMGAGRIILEHGDCGKCSRNCLAVVSAEAEKADRIFELAGMNVRTEIQKYEEKPKRATAADRLKGGGEELTRREFFGFMRTKAKRTIGETLYSMTENEKERQRTILASERKGYEDYIANLLSLGGSQLIQRMRGEGLLVTVDIDSEKCRKCGICARVCPMSVFTLTKETIKGREYTTAVTADPDKCSGCGLCMTSCMYDAVKAYRL; encoded by the coding sequence ATGGGAATTGTCGAAGGTATCGTAGGCCGACTCAGCGAATGTATGGTTATAGACAGCGCCGCCTGCTCAAGGGTCAGGCATAAGCTGTCGGGCTGTACGAAATGTACGGATATCTGCCCTGCGAATGCCATCCGGATAACATCTGCCGGAGGCAAGGTTGTGGTGGACTGGGACAGATGCACTGCATGCGGTCTCTGTGCGTCCGTATGCCCGAACAGGGTTTTTACGCTGAAACTTGCCGACCTCGGCAAACTTATGAACAAGGTAAGACAACAGATAGCAGAGGACGGGGAATGCAAAGTCTCCTGTAGGGACAATAATGACGCTGCCGCGCATATACGTTCCCTGTCCTTTGCGGACAGACATATGCTTGTGAGATTTGCCGCAATGGGGGCAGGAAGGATCATTCTTGAACATGGGGATTGCGGCAAATGCTCCAGAAACTGTCTGGCTGTGGTTTCGGCCGAAGCGGAAAAGGCCGACAGGATATTTGAACTGGCGGGCATGAACGTCCGCACCGAAATACAAAAATACGAAGAGAAACCAAAGAGAGCCACTGCCGCAGACAGACTCAAAGGCGGCGGAGAGGAACTGACCAGACGTGAGTTCTTCGGCTTTATGCGCACCAAAGCAAAGCGCACAATAGGCGAAACCCTGTATTCGATGACAGAGAACGAAAAGGAGCGTCAGCGCACCATTCTGGCATCGGAAAGAAAGGGCTATGAAGATTATATTGCAAATTTACTGTCGCTGGGCGGCAGTCAGCTTATACAGCGAATGAGGGGGGAGGGCCTTCTTGTCACTGTTGACATTGATTCGGAAAAGTGCAGAAAGTGCGGAATATGCGCACGGGTCTGCCCTATGTCCGTGTTCACACTGACCAAAGAGACAATCAAGGGAAGGGAGTATACGACAGCGGTTACGGCAGATCCGGACAAATGTTCCGGCTGCGGACTCTGTATGACCTCCTGCATGTACGACGCCGTTAAGGCCTACAGACTTTAA
- a CDS encoding TorD/DmsD family molecular chaperone, giving the protein MDVVEIVNVHRGRNVAFNVFSKVFTDVPSDQTDKFFAVTAGHMASIAASSCNSSLLNGAGLLSAVYGTSDFENADMESTRLARSRDFTKLFALNEVSLYESVYVSPEKLIKQDAWSEVKAFYLSNFFKRVDDDRTIEDHVSMELQFMGLLSKNIADSLEAGDFEKAESALNAQLDFYNLHILRWVPEMCDKVIAEGEKLGTLFYPAYAHMLKGFIEEDSAFLKEMTE; this is encoded by the coding sequence ATGGATGTAGTTGAAATCGTTAACGTTCACAGAGGACGCAACGTTGCCTTCAATGTTTTTTCGAAGGTTTTTACGGATGTTCCGTCTGACCAGACCGATAAATTTTTTGCTGTTACAGCCGGACATATGGCTTCAATTGCGGCTTCATCCTGCAACTCAAGCCTGCTGAACGGCGCAGGACTTCTTTCTGCCGTTTACGGCACATCGGACTTTGAGAATGCAGATATGGAATCCACACGTCTGGCCAGAAGCAGAGACTTCACCAAACTGTTCGCTCTGAACGAGGTATCGCTTTATGAATCGGTGTATGTTTCACCTGAAAAACTGATAAAGCAGGATGCGTGGAGCGAGGTTAAGGCTTTCTATCTCAGCAACTTTTTCAAGCGTGTTGATGACGACAGAACAATTGAGGATCACGTTTCCATGGAGCTTCAGTTCATGGGGCTTCTGAGTAAAAATATAGCCGACAGCCTTGAGGCCGGCGACTTTGAAAAAGCCGAATCAGCACTTAATGCCCAGCTGGACTTCTACAACCTCCACATTCTCAGGTGGGTGCCTGAGATGTGCGACAAGGTGATAGCTGAGGGTGAAAAGCTCGGAACACTCTTCTATCCGGCATATGCGCATATGCTGAAAGGGTTCATTGAGGAGGATTCGGCGTTTCTGAAAGAAATGACAGAGTAA
- a CDS encoding radical SAM protein: protein MIIDIRRDNLDRIINEDFRNDAERYVRMYEDFMAAAEGSGISIDRTLSSSGFTYKENVENVSGVSSSGFGHSLHYGEVSPACANCRTGHLSMTVFHTLKCNRDCFFCANMNQDDYEHYLENVNDAFAEIEAADGGMGFTSIALTGGEPLLLPEKSIEFFEKCRAKYPKAHLRLYTNGDYLTPMLATKLTNAGLDEVRVSVKAEGDGYPQETVEIIRNIAGIIPSVMVEMPVIPGTLETMKRLLVELEDAGADAINILEFLYPWVNSEKYANRGFKVKPRPYRVLYDYEYAGGLPVAGSAEECVELLKFAAEKQLKMRVHFCSLENKLTSQVFMQNSSIQPMEYEVMSERDFFIKSARAYGRNAVKAEKYLSSKGLPFSKNGMQIEFHPMHIKDIKGLTEAALTYNIAEFDDCSLIVREVKVDLIDPEKFDYSADI from the coding sequence ATGATAATCGACATACGAAGAGACAATCTGGACAGGATAATCAATGAAGATTTTAGAAATGACGCAGAGAGATACGTCCGTATGTACGAGGACTTCATGGCTGCCGCTGAAGGTTCGGGAATCAGCATAGACAGGACGCTTTCCTCAAGTGGGTTTACTTATAAGGAAAATGTGGAGAATGTGTCCGGGGTCAGCAGCTCCGGCTTCGGACACAGCCTTCACTACGGTGAAGTTTCGCCTGCCTGCGCTAACTGCCGAACAGGCCACCTGTCAATGACGGTGTTCCATACACTCAAATGCAACAGAGACTGCTTTTTCTGTGCGAATATGAATCAGGATGATTATGAACACTATCTTGAGAACGTGAACGATGCGTTCGCCGAGATAGAGGCCGCAGACGGGGGAATGGGTTTTACGTCAATAGCGTTGACCGGGGGGGAACCCCTTCTGCTGCCTGAAAAATCCATAGAGTTTTTTGAAAAATGCCGTGCTAAATATCCCAAAGCCCATCTCAGGCTTTACACAAACGGCGACTACCTCACTCCCATGCTGGCAACGAAACTCACGAACGCAGGTCTTGATGAAGTGCGTGTGAGCGTAAAGGCGGAGGGCGACGGCTATCCGCAGGAGACAGTGGAGATAATCCGCAATATCGCAGGTATAATTCCCAGCGTGATGGTCGAGATGCCCGTTATTCCCGGAACCCTTGAGACAATGAAGCGTCTGCTTGTGGAACTGGAAGATGCGGGTGCGGACGCAATCAACATTCTTGAATTCCTTTACCCCTGGGTAAATTCTGAAAAATATGCCAACAGAGGCTTCAAAGTGAAGCCCAGACCCTACAGAGTGCTTTACGACTACGAATATGCAGGCGGTCTGCCTGTTGCCGGAAGCGCCGAGGAGTGCGTCGAGCTTTTAAAGTTTGCCGCTGAGAAGCAGCTTAAAATGCGTGTTCACTTCTGCTCCCTTGAAAACAAGCTCACTTCGCAGGTTTTCATGCAGAACAGCAGCATTCAGCCCATGGAGTATGAAGTCATGTCCGAAAGGGACTTCTTCATAAAATCCGCCAGAGCCTACGGCAGAAATGCGGTTAAAGCTGAAAAATATCTCAGCAGCAAAGGGCTTCCGTTCTCTAAGAACGGAATGCAGATAGAGTTCCATCCCATGCATATAAAAGACATTAAAGGACTCACCGAAGCGGCTCTCACATACAACATAGCGGAGTTTGACGACTGTTCGCTTATTGTCAGAGAGGTTAAGGTGGATCTGATAGATCCGGAAAAATTTGATTATTCAGCAGATATATGA